The DNA region CATACATCAAAATGTTTCTTCCGTTACTGTCTTTTAATGTATAATCAATTTTTTTTCTGTTATCTAATATTAGTTTTTTTATTTCGTTTTTATTTAAATTATTATCAGATAAAGCATGCATCAAAACTGTAAGCCCTTCATTGTCTTTTTTGTTTATATCAAAAGAAGAATTTTTTAAATTATAAAACATAAATAGTAAATAAAATAACACTGCTATTAAAATTATAGTGCCTATATAATAATATGTTTTTTTATTTTTTTGTTTAACTTTCTTTTTGTTTTTTGTTTTTGTTCATTATATTATCCAAATTATAAAGAAAATATATCTTTTATTATATAAACAAAATCTTGTTTTGGGAATTTTTGAATTGTTATAACATCTTCTACTTTTTCTGCATAATACAATTTATTTTCTGAGGGTATATAAGAAATTGAAAATATTTGTGCATTAGAGTTAAGAAGTTTTTCTTTAGTGTATCCTTCTTTTGATATATTAATTATTCTATCAGAAACATTATCACCAAAGAAAATAAATACCGCATGATTATAGAGCTTTGCTTTTAATATTTTTTGTTTCTCATTTTCTGTTTTAAATAACTTTTGATTATCATCTATATATAAATCTAATATTTCATTTAATTCATTTTTTACAGTTGTAAGCACTGCCTCTGTATCTTTATCTATATCCAAAAGCAAAAAATAGTAAGCATGTATAGTTATAGATTTTTTATTTTTTACAACATCTATATTAATAAAAACCCTAGAAGAGTTTATAGAATACATACTATATCCAAAATATTTAAGTCTTTCTATGATATGCTCTTTTGTAACATTTGTTTTTATGTTATGTTCCAAAATTGAATTATATCTAATAAAGTTTAAATATCTTTTGTTAATGTTTGATATATATAAATAAGCAAAAATTATTGTTATTATTTCTAATACTATTAAAGTTATAGTGATATATATTTTATTATTGTTATAAATAGATAAGAATATTAAGTTGGCAAACGCTATGGCGATTAAACCATAAACGCTTGCCCTTAATAACTCTTTTTTGAAGGAGAACTTTTTTTCCATTATTTGTTTAATTAAAAAAATTATTTATTATCTATATGAAGTTACTTCCTGATAAGCTCTTACAGCTCTATCAACTACAGCTTTAGTGAAACTGAGTGATAATTCAGCCTCAGCAATAGCGTTCATTACATCAGAAACATCAACCTGATCAGGTCTAATTCCAGCCTGAACTATAATATTATCTTTATCAACTTGCTTTTGATTAACAGATTCTATTGCATCGCTAAGCATAGTACCGAAATTACTTATCAAATCATTGTTAGAACTTCTTCTCAACATTTGAGCTGGTCCATAATGACGAGGGTCTGTAGTTTTTAATACAAATCCATAATTATCGCCAACATTTCCTGTTTTAGAATAAGCACTCATTACGCTATTAATATCCATAAAAATATCCTTATATATAATTAATATCTAATAATATTCAAAGCACTTCCAAACATAGTTTTAGCCGATTGAATCATAGTAGAGTTAGCCTCATAAGCCCTAGAAGCTTCCATCATATCAACCATCTCTGTAACAGGATTAACATTTGGCATCTCTACATATCCAGCCTTCTCACCATATTTTATAGCATCAGGGTGTGAAGGGTCATAAACAAATCTTGTTGCAGTTTCCATATCTTTCTCTATGCTGAATACTCTTACACCTGTACCAACATTAGGCTGCAAAGCTTCTGGTAAAAAAGGGCTTCTATATTTATTGCCGTCATCTCTTGGCTTAAATACTACTCTGCTTCTTCTAAAAGCTCCGCCCTCTGTAGTGCGTGTTGTATTAACATTAGCTATGTTGTCTGCTATTACATCAAGTCTTGTTCTTTGTGCAGTTAAACCGCTTCCAGATGTATTAATTATTGAAAATATTCCCATTTACTCACTCCTTAAAATGACTAACAATATTTAAGCATTGCCTATCATTCTTCTAATGTCTCTATATTGAGCATTCACTATTTGAGAAAACATTTGATAGCGTAAAGTGTTTTTAGCTTCTTCAGCCATTTCTTTATCTATATCAACATTGTTTTTATCGTTTCTGTAGTTGGTATCATAATCTACTGTAATTGTAGGAGATACTTCACTATAATCCATAGGCATATTAAAAGGAAAATGTCTTGGGTCAGTTCTTTTTGCCTCAATACCGTCATATTTCTCACTGTCTAAAGCTCTTGCTAATTGATATTCAAAAGTAACATCGCTTCTTTTGAAATTTGGTGTAGAAACATTGGCTATATTGTCTGCTATCACTTCTGCTCTAAGCCCATAAACATTTAATAGCTTTTTAGCAATAGTCATAGTTTTTGCATATGTTGTATCTGCAAACATACTCATAATTATATATCCTAATAAAATAATACTTATGTTAAGTTTCGGTTTAATAAAAAAAGGCTTTAGTAATTTTTTAGCATTATTTTAATTAAAAATATTTTTAATTTTGTTCAACTTTTCCAATGGCTCGAGGTGTAGACTTTGTCAAAGTTTTAGCCATTCGGGCACGCTTCACGAAAGTGCAAATATTTAATTTTTATATCTAAAAAATATATAATAATACATTATATTTTTTGAATATATTTAACTATTCCTTTTAACAAATGCAGTCTTTTTGGTTCTTTTGGCCACAAAAAGAACTGGGGGCGTGTACCCTGAGGGCACGCTTCGCAGGGGGCTAGTCCCCACAAGCAAAAAACTTTAAAATTTTTAGTATACAGCAAAGAATTATATTTTATCATGTAAGTTTTTATTTTATTTAACTTTTTCCCGCAGCACACGGTGTGGACTTCGTCAAAGTTGCAAAAGCACACATTTAATTTTCAAATTTTTAATTATTTCTATTTTAAAATAAAACAGGCGGCTTCATCGCCGCCCTTTAAATATATTATAATAATAAGGAAAATTATTGAGATTTTTTCATGTCTTCTATTACTTTTGCAAGTATTGATATACCTTTATCTATATTCTCAAAAGAAGAGTTAGTATAATTCAATCTAAAAGTACCCTCTCCTCTTTTTCTCTCATAGAAAGGCTCTCCTGCTGTAACTGCAACTCCTGCCTCTGCTGCTTTCTTACCTAATTCTATAGCATCTAAACCTTTAGGCAATGTAGCCCATATAAACATACCGCCTTCAGGGTGTGTCCAATGCATATCTTTAGGCATGTATTTATCTAAACATTCAAGCATACAGTTACACTGCTTGCCATATAAATCTATAATAGTTTTTATATGCTCATCATAATCATTATTTTTTAAATATTCAGCAACAACCATTTGAGAGAATATATTAGTATGCATATCTACAAGCTGTTTATACTCTTTCATTTTTGTAACAAGCTCTTTTACAGGTGAAGCAATCCAGCCTAATCTTAAACCAGGGGCAACTGTTTTTGAGAAAGTACCAAGAAGTATAGCTTGCTCTCCTAACAATTTACCAAAAGAATTTTGATGCTCGCCTTTAAATCTTAATTCTCCATAAGGGTTATCTTCTACAAAGAAAGTATCGCTCTTCTTTACTATATTAGCTATCTTTTCTCTAACTTCATTAGTATATGTTATACCAGTTGGGTTTTGAAAAGTAGGAATAGAATAGAAGAACTTAGGATTATATTTTTCTATTACATTTTTTACCTCTTCAACATCAGCACCATCTTCTTTAAGATTTACTGTTTGAATATTAGCATTATATAGGTGAAAAGTTTGTAAAGCAGCCAAATATGAAGGGTCTTCAAGCATAATATTATCACCTGCATCCACTAATACAGAAGATATAATATCCAATGCCTGCTGAGAACCATTTGTAATGACTATATCTTTAGCCTCTAAATTAATACCGCTTTTTTTGTACCTGTTGGCAATAAACTCTCTTAAAGGCAAATAACCATCAACACTGTTATACTGTAAAGCACCAGCACCATTATTTGACAGCACTTTAATACAAGCCTCTTTTACAGCCTCCACAGGAAATGATGAAGGATTAGGAAGTCCGCCTGCAAATGATATTAAATTACCCTTCGCAGCAACCTCTAGCATCATCTTAACAAAATCGCCC from Brachyspira pilosicoli P43/6/78 includes:
- the fliE gene encoding flagellar hook-basal body complex protein FliE — encoded protein: MDINSVMSAYSKTGNVGDNYGFVLKTTDPRHYGPAQMLRRSSNNDLISNFGTMLSDAIESVNQKQVDKDNIIVQAGIRPDQVDVSDVMNAIAEAELSLSFTKAVVDRAVRAYQEVTSYR
- the flgC gene encoding flagellar basal body rod protein FlgC; this encodes MGIFSIINTSGSGLTAQRTRLDVIADNIANVNTTRTTEGGAFRRSRVVFKPRDDGNKYRSPFLPEALQPNVGTGVRVFSIEKDMETATRFVYDPSHPDAIKYGEKAGYVEMPNVNPVTEMVDMMEASRAYEANSTMIQSAKTMFGSALNIIRY
- the flgB gene encoding flagellar basal body rod protein FlgB, which encodes MSMFADTTYAKTMTIAKKLLNVYGLRAEVIADNIANVSTPNFKRSDVTFEYQLARALDSEKYDGIEAKRTDPRHFPFNMPMDYSEVSPTITVDYDTNYRNDKNNVDIDKEMAEEAKNTLRYQMFSQIVNAQYRDIRRMIGNA
- a CDS encoding PLP-dependent aminotransferase family protein; its protein translation is MKLRLSKRALQEDFQGDFVKMMLEVAAKGNLISFAGGLPNPSSFPVEAVKEACIKVLSNNGAGALQYNSVDGYLPLREFIANRYKKSGINLEAKDIVITNGSQQALDIISSVLVDAGDNIMLEDPSYLAALQTFHLYNANIQTVNLKEDGADVEEVKNVIEKYNPKFFYSIPTFQNPTGITYTNEVREKIANIVKKSDTFFVEDNPYGELRFKGEHQNSFGKLLGEQAILLGTFSKTVAPGLRLGWIASPVKELVTKMKEYKQLVDMHTNIFSQMVVAEYLKNNDYDEHIKTIIDLYGKQCNCMLECLDKYMPKDMHWTHPEGGMFIWATLPKGLDAIELGKKAAEAGVAVTAGEPFYERKRGEGTFRLNYTNSSFENIDKGISILAKVIEDMKKSQ